Proteins from a single region of Shinella zoogloeoides:
- a CDS encoding DUF1134 domain-containing protein, whose product MAISHPATTAFRIAAALCAMLLMALPARAQQSNQYSMQEIVDAGHGFFGETSGALAKLVERAFESYGLPNGYILGQEGSGAFVAGLTYGEGTLNTKNAGQHSVFWQGPSLGLDWGGQGSRTMMLVYNLPDVNALYDRFGGVSGSAYVIAGLGMQVNVNRDIVLVPIRTGVGARIGINAGYLKLTRQPTWNPF is encoded by the coding sequence ATGGCTATTTCTCATCCGGCCACGACGGCATTCAGGATCGCAGCGGCGCTTTGCGCCATGCTGCTCATGGCCCTGCCCGCAAGGGCGCAGCAGAGCAACCAGTATTCCATGCAGGAAATCGTCGACGCCGGCCACGGCTTCTTCGGCGAAACCTCCGGCGCCCTTGCCAAGCTGGTCGAGCGCGCCTTCGAATCTTATGGCCTGCCGAACGGCTACATCCTCGGCCAGGAAGGTTCCGGCGCCTTCGTCGCGGGCCTGACCTATGGCGAAGGCACGCTCAACACCAAGAATGCCGGCCAGCACTCGGTCTTCTGGCAAGGCCCCTCGCTCGGCCTCGACTGGGGCGGCCAGGGCAGCCGCACCATGATGCTCGTCTATAACCTGCCCGACGTGAACGCGCTCTACGACCGCTTCGGCGGCGTCTCCGGCTCGGCCTATGTGATCGCCGGCCTCGGCATGCAGGTCAACGTCAACCGGGATATCGTGCTCGTGCCGATCCGCACCGGCGTCGGCGCACGTATCGGCATCAATGCCGGTTACCTGAAGCTGACCCGCCAGCCGACCTGGAACCCCTTCTGA
- a CDS encoding coiled-coil domain-containing protein, translated as MIEYALLFALGFLAATLTGLLVAPAIQKRIVKFTEDRMRATMPLSPQEVRAQKDMARAAFAAENARLAQSVRRERDKRTLQVVKNEKLLAEAAGIATENSELHAQIADMNIEAGDMRSALRREEMKSEQLRAALLAADRDMRAKLAGVSHLYADLDSMRIDLATRETTMENLKSRIGNLKDERDKLRQDLKTAGEKATTLEVRLSREEGRVRQLETRLTREVAGSADKDNAIERRIAEIDRLREKVKTLTAENKEAVKAVRATGLARTISTSRLSSRRPEKAQPASPIDIAALEEEARNQGTALTERLLAAKADTNDAALREEMADLAGKMIVLTAAREGAGSPVHELIATIDPALEGDERSLARRVREKIGRDEG; from the coding sequence GTGATCGAGTACGCCCTCCTCTTCGCGCTCGGCTTCCTCGCCGCCACGCTGACCGGCCTGCTCGTCGCACCGGCGATCCAGAAGCGCATCGTCAAGTTCACCGAAGACCGCATGCGCGCCACCATGCCGCTCAGCCCGCAGGAAGTGCGCGCGCAGAAGGACATGGCGCGCGCCGCCTTCGCCGCGGAAAACGCCCGCCTTGCACAGAGCGTGCGCCGCGAGCGCGACAAACGCACGCTCCAGGTGGTGAAGAACGAGAAGCTGCTGGCCGAGGCTGCGGGAATCGCCACGGAAAACTCCGAACTGCACGCCCAGATCGCCGACATGAACATCGAGGCCGGCGACATGCGCTCGGCGCTGCGCCGCGAGGAGATGAAGAGCGAGCAGCTTCGCGCCGCGCTGCTGGCGGCCGACCGGGACATGCGCGCCAAGCTCGCCGGCGTCAGCCATCTTTATGCCGATCTCGACAGCATGCGGATCGACCTCGCCACCCGCGAGACGACGATGGAGAACCTGAAGAGCCGCATCGGCAACCTGAAGGACGAGCGGGACAAGCTGCGCCAGGACCTGAAGACGGCCGGCGAGAAGGCGACCACGCTCGAAGTGCGCCTGTCGCGCGAGGAAGGCCGCGTGCGCCAGCTTGAAACCAGGCTGACGCGGGAAGTCGCCGGCAGCGCCGACAAGGACAACGCAATCGAACGGCGCATCGCGGAAATCGACCGCCTGCGCGAGAAGGTGAAGACATTGACGGCGGAAAACAAGGAAGCGGTAAAGGCCGTGCGCGCCACCGGCCTTGCCCGGACGATCTCGACGAGCCGGCTTTCCTCCCGCCGCCCGGAGAAGGCGCAGCCTGCGTCCCCCATCGATATCGCCGCACTGGAAGAGGAAGCCCGCAATCAGGGCACCGCCCTGACCGAACGCCTCCTTGCCGCCAAGGCCGACACGAATGACGCGGCGCTGCGCGAGGAAATGGCCGACCTCGCCGGCAAGATGATCGTGCTGACGGCCGCGCGCGAAGGCGCAGGCTCGCCGGTTCACGAACTCATCGCCACCATCGATCCCGCCCTTGAGGGCGATGAGCGCAGCCTCGCCCGGCGCGTGCGCGAAAAGATCGGCCGCGACGAGGGGTAA
- the chpT gene encoding histidine phosphotransferase ChpT, translated as MAKNPNLTLTGPDLAALLCSRVCHDVISPVGAINNGLELLDEGGADTEAMDLIRTSALNASVRLKFARLAFGASGSVGASIDTGEAEKAARDFAAAEKKTEITWSGPRAIVAKNRVKLLLNLFLIAYGAIPRGGSIDVTLENPEFDAVFKLAVKGRMLRVPPKFTEILTGTPEEAVDAHSIQPYYTVLLADEAGMELDVSVSPEEIVFSARMAEAAAE; from the coding sequence ATGGCGAAAAATCCGAACCTTACGCTGACCGGTCCCGATCTGGCAGCGCTTCTGTGCAGCCGTGTCTGCCATGATGTCATCTCGCCGGTCGGCGCGATCAACAACGGCCTCGAGCTGCTCGACGAGGGCGGCGCGGATACCGAGGCGATGGACCTCATCCGCACCAGCGCGCTGAACGCCTCCGTCCGGCTGAAATTCGCGCGGCTTGCCTTCGGTGCTTCCGGCTCCGTCGGCGCGTCGATCGATACGGGCGAGGCGGAAAAGGCCGCGCGCGATTTCGCCGCCGCCGAAAAGAAGACGGAAATCACCTGGAGCGGGCCGCGCGCCATCGTCGCGAAGAACCGCGTCAAGCTGCTGCTCAACCTGTTCCTTATCGCTTATGGCGCGATCCCGCGCGGCGGCTCCATCGATGTGACGCTGGAGAACCCGGAATTCGACGCAGTGTTCAAGCTCGCCGTGAAGGGCCGCATGCTGCGCGTGCCGCCGAAGTTCACGGAAATCCTCACCGGCACGCCGGAAGAGGCGGTCGACGCCCATTCCATTCAGCCCTACTACACGGTGCTGCTGGCCGACGAGGCGGGCATGGAACTCGACGTTTCCGTAAGCCCGGAAGAGATCGTCTTCTCGGCGCGCATGGCGGAAGCGGCCGCCGAATAA